Proteins from one Rosa chinensis cultivar Old Blush chromosome 7, RchiOBHm-V2, whole genome shotgun sequence genomic window:
- the LOC112178231 gene encoding uncharacterized protein LOC112178231, translated as MDSVISPQQSVYVLGRMISDNSLIAFEVAHFMKRRRSGKKGYGALKLDMSKAYDRVEWKFLEGVMLKLGFCEEWVRRLMSCVTAVSYSFLLNGMPRGFLKPERGLR; from the coding sequence ATGGATTCGGTTATCTCACCACAGCAAAGTGTCTATGTTCTAGGTAGAATGATCTCGGATAATTCTTTAATTGCCTTCGAGGTTGCACATTttatgaaaagaagaagaagtggtaAGAAAGGGTATGGAGCTCTCAAGTTGGATATGAGTAAGGCTTACGACCGTGTTGAATGGAAGTTTCTTGAAGGTGTTATGCTCAAGTTAGGTTTCTGTGAAGAGTGGGTTAGGCGGCTGATGAGCTGTGTTACTGCGGTATCTTACTCTTTCCTTCTAAATGGGATGCCTCGTGGTTTTCTCAAGCCTGAACGGGGTCTGCGGTAG
- the LOC112180882 gene encoding 2,3-bisphosphoglycerate-independent phosphoglycerate mutase, translated as MEEYVEIPSDSGISFNVQPKMKALEIAEKARDAILSKKFEQVRVNLPNGDMVRHTGDIEATIVACKAADQAVKVPIAIGGHGLAPGFRFRKDLPSGGLANVAATMINLHGFEAPSQENIGKRILTLLFPKF; from the exons ATGGAGGAATATGTGGAAATTCCAAGTGATAGTGGAATCTCATTCAACGTCCAGCCAAAGATGAAGGCATTGGAGATTGCTGAAAAGGCAAGGGATGCTATTCTGAGCAAGAAGTTTGAACAG GTACGTGTTAACCTACCCAATGGGGACATGGTGCGGCATACTGGTGACATTGAGGCCACAATTGTTGCTTGCAAGGCTGCTGATCAAGCTGTCAAG GTTCCCATTGCTATTGGAGGCCACGGACTGGCACCTGGTTTTCGGTTCCGCAAGGATCTTCCGAGTGGTGGTCTTGCCAATGTTGCTGCAACTATGATCAATCTGCATGGATTTGAGGCCCCTTCCCAAGAGAACATAGGGAAAAGAATTCTCACTCTATTATTTCCTAAATTTTGA
- the LOC112178232 gene encoding uncharacterized protein LOC112178232 — protein MVLWSIWKNRNSQLWEDKKQRPIEAAMLSLGWYNDFKKANGSEATQQRQVMHWTKPEQGWFKCNSDGAYIASSRRGGCGMVIRDERGDFVAAAVKPCLQLTLPFHAELMALLEGMKLAETLNYCKVIFETDCLLLVHALTQSAADLSSLGLILNEVKEIMSRHPEFRLIHAQREANRVAHVLANHAQTSCESQSWFVFAPEMIRDAILNDCNR, from the coding sequence ATGGTCTTATGGTCTATATGGAAAAATAGGAATTCTCAGTTATGGGAGGACAAAAAACAGAGGCCAATTGAGGCAGCTATGTTAAGCTTGGGTTGGTATAACGATTTCAAGAAAGCTAATGGTAGTGAGGCTACTCAACAAAGACAAGTCATGCATTGGACTAAACCGGAGCAGGGGTGGTTCAAGTGCAACAGTGATGGTGCTTACATTGCAAGCTCTCGTAGAGGAGGTTGTGGTATGGTTATACGGGATGAGAGAGGTGACTTCGTTGCGGCGGCGGTCAAACCTTGCTTGCAATTGACGTTACCATTCCATGCGGAATTGATGGCCCTCCTTGAAGGTATGAAGTTGGCAGAAACTTTGAATTATTGCAAAGTTATCTTTGAGACAGATTGTTTATTACTAGTGCATGCTTTGACTCAAAGTGCAGCTGATTTATCAAGCTTGGGTCTTATACTTAATGAGGTGAAGGAGATTATGAGTAGACACCCAGAGTTTAGGTTGATTCATGCTCAACGTGAAGCTAATAGAGTTGCTCATGTACTTGCAAATCATGCTCAAACTTCTTGTGAGAGTCAGAGTTGGTTTGTATTTGCTCCCGAAATGATAAGGGATGCCATCTTAAACGATTGTAATCGTTAA